The proteins below are encoded in one region of candidate division WOR-3 bacterium:
- a CDS encoding FtsW/RodA/SpoVE family cell cycle protein, with protein sequence MRGILNPYNRIFIPYLFISILGILNIYSVSRSFGDYLFYRHITYFFLGLVVFIFLSRVKLPEWKEFSYIFFSISIFLLLFVLLKEKGIKRWLFIGNFSFQVSDACKPLLIYFLSMVFSLNKKRGYIDSFKLLFLHILPFFLILIEPDLGSAFFYIFLFAFYLIFSSFNIKVKLFYIFAFLSLIFSLNFFAFFIFSSLLLLFIIIFSKFPMGDKILLTFSVLIPGLTVPFIYNNLLKEYQRKR encoded by the coding sequence ATGAGAGGTATCTTAAATCCCTATAATAGAATTTTTATTCCCTATCTTTTTATTTCTATTCTTGGAATTTTAAATATTTATTCAGTTTCAAGGTCCTTTGGTGATTACCTTTTTTACAGGCACATAACCTATTTTTTTCTTGGGTTAGTAGTATTTATTTTTTTAAGTAGAGTAAAATTGCCTGAATGGAAGGAATTTTCATATATATTTTTTTCTATAAGTATTTTTCTTCTTCTGTTTGTTTTACTAAAGGAAAAGGGAATTAAAAGGTGGCTTTTTATAGGGAATTTTTCTTTTCAGGTTTCTGATGCCTGTAAACCGCTTTTAATCTATTTTCTCTCCATGGTTTTTTCTTTAAACAAAAAAAGAGGATACATTGATTCCTTTAAACTTTTATTTTTGCATATTTTACCATTTTTTCTTATTCTTATTGAGCCTGATCTTGGTTCTGCTTTTTTTTACATTTTCCTTTTTGCCTTCTATCTTATTTTTTCTTCTTTTAATATTAAAGTAAAACTTTTTTATATTTTTGCTTTTTTATCTTTAATTTTTTCCCTTAATTTTTTTGCCTTTTTTATTTTTTCTTCTTTATTACTGCTTTTTATTATAATTTTTTCAAAGTTTCCAATGGGTGATAAAATTTTATTAACTTTTTCTGTATTAATACCTGGTTTAACAGTTCCTTTTATTTATAATAACCTTTTGAAAGAATACCAGAGGAAAAGGAT
- a CDS encoding penicillin-binding transpeptidase domain-containing protein has translation MEKDFNDKILRFFLIFLCLLFIYKLFEYQVLKGEFFENKAIEIKSKKIRIPSKRGKILDRNGLVLSFWRTGFRLLKEDSVYMEDVQFDEIAKYLEDPDSSKYFSVYTFLYRFYPFKYHFAQTIGFTGLPDKGDVEKGIDPLLRIGKSGLEKFYDDMLRGKDGFRFILIDAKGRVYNKETRPPIEVIDGKDIEVSLDIELGKYIDSIFKPYVKGACVILDPNTGEVYALYSKPSFDLNLLTGKTEKEELEKIIRDSLHPLLNRCIQGLYPPGSIFKVITALIALEEGLIDTSEVIKCNGEYKFGNRIFKDWKEEGHGFVNFYKAIEVSCDVYFYELSRRIGLKRFLNYFENLKIFEKTGIDLPEEKRGFFPTFSYFEKKYGKYGYGEGNALNLGIGQGEILMTPLQIALLFSAIALDGKARRPHVLKDLNTDYFELPFKIENIKILKRGIFRVVQGEKGTGRLASIKGINIGGKTGTAQNPLGKDHAQFVAFFPLENPKFVIYLIVENSGMGGEIAAPMAGKIINWINERYLKSL, from the coding sequence ATGGAAAAGGATTTTAATGATAAAATTTTAAGATTCTTTTTAATTTTTCTTTGTCTTTTATTTATTTATAAACTTTTTGAATATCAGGTATTAAAAGGAGAATTTTTTGAAAACAAAGCAATAGAGATTAAATCAAAAAAAATAAGGATTCCTTCTAAACGGGGTAAAATACTTGATAGAAATGGTTTAGTTTTATCATTCTGGAGAACAGGTTTCAGATTGTTAAAAGAAGATTCAGTTTATATGGAAGATGTTCAATTTGATGAGATTGCAAAATATCTTGAAGACCCTGATTCTTCAAAATATTTTAGTGTTTATACTTTTTTATATAGGTTTTATCCTTTTAAATATCATTTTGCCCAAACTATCGGTTTCACTGGTTTGCCGGATAAAGGGGATGTTGAAAAGGGAATAGATCCTCTTTTAAGAATAGGTAAAAGTGGTCTTGAAAAATTTTATGATGATATGTTAAGGGGTAAAGATGGTTTTAGGTTTATTTTAATTGATGCAAAGGGCAGGGTATATAATAAGGAAACAAGACCACCTATTGAAGTTATTGATGGTAAAGATATAGAAGTTTCTCTTGATATTGAACTTGGAAAATATATTGACTCTATATTTAAACCTTATGTAAAGGGGGCATGTGTTATACTTGATCCCAATACAGGGGAAGTATATGCTTTATATTCAAAACCTTCTTTTGATTTAAATCTTCTCACTGGAAAAACTGAAAAGGAAGAATTAGAAAAAATTATAAGGGATTCACTTCATCCTCTTTTAAATAGATGTATTCAGGGACTTTATCCCCCTGGAAGTATTTTTAAAGTTATAACAGCTTTAATTGCCCTTGAAGAGGGATTAATTGATACAAGTGAGGTAATAAAATGTAATGGTGAGTATAAATTTGGAAATAGAATTTTTAAAGACTGGAAGGAGGAAGGACACGGATTTGTTAATTTTTATAAGGCTATAGAAGTTTCCTGTGATGTTTATTTTTATGAACTTTCGAGAAGAATTGGGTTAAAAAGATTTTTAAATTATTTTGAGAATTTAAAAATTTTTGAGAAAACTGGAATAGATCTTCCTGAAGAAAAAAGGGGTTTCTTTCCAACTTTTTCTTATTTTGAAAAAAAATACGGTAAATATGGTTATGGAGAAGGTAATGCATTAAATCTTGGTATAGGTCAGGGTGAGATTCTTATGACCCCTTTACAGATTGCTTTACTTTTTTCAGCAATAGCACTTGATGGAAAGGCAAGAAGACCACACGTTTTAAAAGATTTAAATACGGATTATTTTGAATTGCCATTTAAAATAGAAAACATAAAAATTTTAAAAAGAGGTATTTTCAGAGTAGTCCAGGGTGAAAAGGGAACAGGTAGGCTTGCAAGTATAAAGGGAATAAATATTGGGGGTAAAACAGGAACAGCTCAAAATCCGCTTGGTAAAGATCATGCACAGTTTGTAGCTTTTTTCCCTTTAGAAAATCCGAAGTTTGTTATTTATTTAATAGTGGAAAATAGTGGAATGGGTGGTGAAATAGCTGCTCCAATGGCAGGTAAAATCATAAACTGGATTAATGAGAGGTATCTTAAATCCCTATAA
- a CDS encoding rod shape-determining protein MreC, giving the protein MNKNFFAFLLILLSLLSFKKNFKDFLDRKIESYIFYPYLSLYNEIHSFFYIRKEKIEGLKFSLRKNENVPIFVNFPLYYDNFPYPENIIIKGKGEKGDVVISKAGLVGKVVEKNGDLLKVITIFNKEFKCSLISKYNILSLYQGTGELRGIVNFYPTWGELKKGDTLYTSGLTENFPKGIPAFIVDSFVEKKGEIFYEIYVKPVWKPEKYEFYYTIPPKP; this is encoded by the coding sequence TTGAATAAAAATTTTTTTGCATTTTTATTAATTCTTCTTTCTCTTCTTTCCTTTAAAAAAAATTTTAAGGATTTTCTTGATAGAAAAATAGAAAGTTATATCTTTTATCCTTATTTATCCCTTTATAATGAAATACATTCTTTTTTTTACATAAGAAAAGAAAAAATTGAGGGCTTGAAGTTTTCTCTGCGAAAAAATGAGAATGTCCCAATATTTGTTAATTTTCCCCTTTACTACGATAACTTTCCATATCCAGAAAATATTATAATTAAGGGAAAAGGTGAAAAAGGTGATGTTGTTATTTCAAAGGCAGGGCTTGTTGGAAAAGTAGTTGAAAAAAATGGAGATCTTTTAAAAGTAATAACAATTTTTAATAAGGAATTTAAATGCTCCTTGATTTCAAAGTATAATATTTTATCATTATACCAGGGAACTGGTGAATTAAGAGGAATAGTAAATTTTTATCCAACCTGGGGAGAATTGAAAAAAGGAGATACTCTTTATACTTCTGGTTTAACTGAAAATTTTCCTAAGGGTATTCCAGCTTTTATTGTGGATAGTTTTGTTGAAAAAAAAGGTGAAATATTCTATGAAATATATGTTAAACCTGTATGGAAACCTGAAAAGTATGAATTTTATTATACTATTCCTCCTAAGCCATGA
- a CDS encoding rod shape-determining protein, translating into MVNYFKFFNIFLGNEIAVDLGTATTLIYLKEKGIVLDEPSVVAVEKESGKVIAVGNEAKKMLGKTPGEIVAARPMKDGVIADFVLVQEMLHYFITKVTKKSLFLHPKVLICVPSGITEVEMRAVKDSAIQAGAREVFLVSEPIAAAVGIGLPISEPVGNMVIDIGGGTTEIAVIALNGIVSNVSIRTAGDELDEAIVEYVKRKYNVLIGEQTAEKIKIEIGNCIPIGEEKEMEVRGRDLVRGVPRTIRITSSEVREALKEPLSQIIDATKKALDKTPPELSSDIIDRGIFLTGGGALLKNLDALLQEATGLPVRIADDPRTCVVRGAGKILENLSFYEKVLLKERKKIIE; encoded by the coding sequence TTGGTAAACTATTTTAAATTTTTTAATATTTTTCTTGGTAATGAAATAGCTGTTGATTTAGGAACGGCAACTACTCTTATTTATTTAAAAGAAAAAGGGATTGTTCTTGATGAGCCTTCTGTTGTTGCTGTTGAAAAAGAATCAGGTAAGGTTATAGCTGTTGGAAATGAAGCCAAAAAAATGCTTGGAAAGACCCCAGGAGAAATTGTAGCTGCAAGACCAATGAAAGATGGAGTTATTGCTGATTTTGTTCTTGTTCAGGAGATGCTTCACTATTTTATTACAAAAGTTACAAAAAAATCCCTTTTTTTGCATCCGAAAGTTTTAATATGTGTTCCCTCAGGTATTACAGAGGTTGAAATGAGAGCAGTGAAAGATTCAGCAATTCAAGCAGGAGCAAGGGAGGTTTTTCTTGTATCAGAACCAATTGCAGCTGCTGTGGGTATAGGTCTTCCAATTTCGGAACCTGTTGGTAATATGGTAATTGATATAGGTGGTGGTACCACAGAAATTGCGGTTATTGCTTTAAATGGAATTGTTTCAAATGTTTCTATAAGAACTGCCGGTGATGAGCTAGATGAGGCAATTGTTGAGTATGTTAAGAGAAAATACAATGTGCTTATAGGTGAGCAAACAGCAGAAAAGATTAAAATAGAAATAGGAAATTGCATACCCATTGGAGAGGAAAAAGAAATGGAGGTAAGAGGAAGAGACCTTGTAAGGGGGGTTCCGAGAACTATAAGGATTACTTCCTCTGAAGTTAGAGAGGCTTTAAAAGAGCCTCTTTCACAGATAATAGATGCTACCAAAAAGGCTCTTGATAAAACTCCCCCTGAGCTTTCCTCCGATATTATTGACAGGGGGATTTTTTTAACAGGTGGGGGTGCTTTGCTTAAAAATTTAGATGCCTTATTACAGGAAGCAACAGGTCTTCCTGTTAGGATTGCGGATGATCCAAGGACTTGTGTGGTAAGGGGGGCTGGTAAAATTCTTGAGAATTTATCTTTTTATGAAAAAGTTCTTTTAAAAGAGAGAAAGAAAATTATTGAATAA
- the rpmC gene encoding 50S ribosomal protein L29 — translation MKISELRELSEEELLKTLKDLKEKLFELRTKKVLGNIENPMEIRKIKRDIARVKTILKEKFGKLF, via the coding sequence ATGAAAATTTCTGAACTTAGGGAATTGAGCGAGGAAGAACTTTTAAAAACTTTGAAAGATTTAAAAGAAAAATTATTTGAATTAAGGACAAAGAAGGTACTTGGAAACATTGAAAATCCTATGGAAATAAGAAAAATAAAAAGGGATATTGCAAGAGTTAAAACAATTTTAAAAGAAAAATTTGGTAAACTATTTTAA
- the rplP gene encoding 50S ribosomal protein L16 produces MLQPKRMKYRKMHRGRRKGKAIDGYYLAFGEYGLKALESAWITANQIEACRLAIGRFLKKGGKLWIRIFPDKPVTKKPAETRMGKGKGNVDHYVAVVKRGRILFELAGVPEESARRAFEIASHKLPIKTRFVSYKEGGV; encoded by the coding sequence ATGTTACAACCTAAGAGAATGAAGTACAGGAAAATGCACAGGGGGAGAAGAAAGGGAAAGGCTATTGATGGATACTATCTTGCTTTTGGTGAATATGGCTTGAAAGCACTGGAGTCAGCTTGGATAACTGCAAATCAGATTGAAGCCTGTAGACTTGCTATAGGTAGATTTCTTAAAAAAGGTGGAAAGCTCTGGATTAGAATTTTTCCAGATAAACCGGTTACAAAAAAGCCTGCTGAAACCAGGATGGGGAAAGGAAAAGGTAATGTAGACCATTATGTAGCAGTTGTTAAGAGAGGAAGAATTTTATTTGAACTGGCAGGTGTTCCTGAGGAATCTGCGAGAAGAGCTTTTGAAATTGCTTCTCATAAATTACCAATAAAAACAAGATTTGTAAGTTATAAGGAGGGCGGAGTATGA
- the rpsC gene encoding 30S ribosomal protein S3, whose protein sequence is MGQKVHPYGFRLGIYKDWKAHWFSDRKKEYVKYLEEDIKIRQYLRERYKDARVSDIVIDRAGEQITVTIHTASPGMVIGQKGKEIELVKKELSALLRNENITIHVQEIRVPELDAQLVADGIARRIEQQVSHRRAMKRAVSQAFRMGAKGIKVQCKGRIQGAEIARKEGYMQGRVPLQTIRADIDYGFATAFTRYGTIGVKVWIYKGEILEKPELEEV, encoded by the coding sequence ATGGGTCAAAAAGTTCACCCTTATGGTTTTAGACTTGGTATTTATAAAGATTGGAAGGCTCACTGGTTTAGTGATAGAAAAAAAGAGTATGTTAAATATCTTGAGGAAGATATAAAGATCAGGCAGTATCTTAGAGAAAGGTATAAGGATGCAAGGGTTTCTGATATTGTAATTGATAGAGCCGGTGAACAGATTACTGTAACAATTCATACCGCATCACCTGGAATGGTAATTGGACAGAAAGGAAAAGAAATTGAACTTGTTAAAAAAGAGCTTTCGGCTCTTTTAAGGAATGAAAATATTACAATTCATGTGCAGGAAATAAGGGTTCCTGAACTGGATGCACAGCTTGTTGCTGATGGAATTGCAAGAAGAATAGAACAACAGGTATCTCATAGAAGGGCTATGAAAAGGGCTGTTTCACAGGCTTTTAGAATGGGTGCTAAGGGAATTAAAGTTCAATGCAAGGGTAGAATACAGGGAGCTGAAATAGCAAGAAAGGAAGGTTATATGCAGGGTAGAGTTCCCCTTCAAACAATAAGAGCTGATATTGATTATGGATTTGCAACAGCATTCACAAGGTATGGAACCATAGGTGTAAAAGTATGGATTTATAAAGGTGAAATCCTTGAAAAACCAGAACTTGAGGAGGTTTAA
- a CDS encoding uL22 family ribosomal protein — protein MKGIAKIKYLRTSYKKSKRICELVKGKTAKQALDILYFLPQKPAKFLYKAVKSACNSWAVKKGVKFEDVDLNNLLVKVCKADKGPTWRILRPGFRGSPAIARRHTAHFTVIVEEVK, from the coding sequence ATGAAAGGGATTGCTAAAATAAAATATTTAAGAACTTCATATAAAAAATCAAAGAGGATTTGTGAGCTTGTTAAAGGAAAAACAGCTAAACAGGCTCTTGATATTCTTTATTTTCTTCCTCAAAAACCTGCAAAATTTTTATATAAAGCAGTTAAATCTGCCTGTAATTCATGGGCTGTGAAAAAAGGGGTGAAGTTTGAGGATGTTGATTTAAATAATTTATTAGTTAAGGTGTGTAAAGCTGATAAAGGACCTACATGGAGGATTTTAAGACCTGGTTTTAGAGGTTCCCCAGCTATCGCAAGAAGACATACTGCCCATTTTACAGTAATCGTAGAGGAGGTAAAATAA
- the rpsS gene encoding 30S ribosomal protein S19 translates to MPRSSKKGVYVDPKLLKKIMELKQKGDTTPIKTYSRRSTVIPEMVGLTIQVHNGRKFIPVYITELMVGHKLGEFAPTRTFRGHKGQREKEAEKEGGKKE, encoded by the coding sequence ATGCCAAGGTCAAGTAAAAAAGGTGTTTATGTTGATCCAAAGCTTTTAAAAAAAATAATGGAACTCAAGCAAAAGGGAGATACTACACCAATAAAAACTTATTCCCGAAGAAGCACAGTTATTCCTGAAATGGTTGGTTTAACAATACAGGTTCATAATGGGAGGAAATTTATTCCTGTTTATATAACTGAATTAATGGTAGGTCATAAGTTGGGAGAATTTGCCCCAACCAGAACATTTAGAGGTCATAAGGGGCAAAGGGAAAAAGAAGCTGAAAAAGAAGGTGGTAAAAAAGAATGA
- the rplB gene encoding 50S ribosomal protein L2: MGIKKYKPVTPSRRFMTGYTFEEITKTEPEKSLLVPLKKTAGRNNMGRITARFRGGGHKRLYRIIDFKRDKFGIPARVLSIEYDPNRTARIALLCYIDGEKRYILAPEGLKVGDEIVSGPGSPLKIGNTLPLAEIPEGMEIHNIELVPGRGGQLVRSAGSAAIILAKEGNYAHVQLPSGEVRLINIKCLATLGRVSNLDNENIVIGKAGRMRWMGRKPHVRGTAMNPCDHPHGGGEGRTKGKIPKTPWGKITKGKKTRNPRKTSSRFIIKRRK, translated from the coding sequence ATGGGAATAAAAAAATATAAACCGGTAACTCCTTCCCGCAGGTTTATGACAGGATATACTTTTGAGGAAATAACAAAAACAGAACCAGAAAAAAGTCTTCTTGTTCCTCTAAAGAAGACTGCCGGAAGAAATAATATGGGAAGAATTACTGCAAGGTTCAGAGGTGGGGGGCACAAAAGACTTTACAGAATAATTGATTTTAAAAGAGATAAATTTGGTATTCCTGCCAGGGTTTTAAGTATAGAGTATGATCCAAACAGAACTGCGAGAATTGCTCTTTTGTGTTACATAGATGGAGAAAAAAGGTATATTCTTGCTCCAGAGGGTCTTAAAGTAGGTGATGAAATAGTTTCAGGACCTGGTTCTCCTCTGAAGATAGGAAATACTTTGCCTTTAGCAGAAATTCCTGAAGGTATGGAAATTCATAATATAGAACTTGTTCCAGGAAGAGGTGGTCAGCTTGTAAGATCAGCGGGAAGTGCAGCTATAATATTAGCAAAGGAAGGAAATTATGCTCATGTTCAATTGCCTTCAGGTGAAGTGAGGTTAATAAATATAAAGTGTCTCGCAACTCTTGGAAGAGTATCAAATCTTGATAATGAAAATATCGTTATAGGTAAAGCAGGTAGAATGAGATGGATGGGAAGAAAACCTCATGTAAGGGGGACAGCCATGAACCCTTGTGACCATCCTCATGGTGGAGGAGAAGGAAGGACAAAGGGTAAAATCCCAAAAACACCCTGGGGAAAAATTACAAAAGGTAAAAAAACAAGGAATCCAAGAAAAACATCAAGTAGATTTATCATTAAAAGGAGAAAGTGA
- a CDS encoding 50S ribosomal protein L23, whose product MNKSPYDIIISPLITEKGAFLREKSNYYVFKVRKDANKKEIKWAIENLYKVKVEKVRTQIVKPKPKRLRHRLYGRTSSWKKAYVKLKEGETIPLYEGV is encoded by the coding sequence GTGAATAAAAGTCCATATGATATTATAATTTCGCCTCTAATTACTGAGAAAGGAGCTTTTTTGAGAGAGAAGTCCAATTATTATGTTTTTAAAGTAAGAAAGGATGCTAATAAAAAAGAGATAAAATGGGCTATTGAAAATTTATATAAAGTAAAGGTTGAAAAGGTAAGAACACAGATAGTAAAACCAAAGCCTAAAAGGTTAAGACACAGGTTGTATGGTAGAACATCCTCATGGAAAAAGGCATATGTTAAATTAAAAGAAGGTGAAACTATACCACTTTATGAAGGTGTATAG
- the rplD gene encoding 50S ribosomal protein L4: MKAKIYDLEGKEIGERKLPESIFGLKPNIHLLWLVTKYYLSRQREGTAKTKTRGEVSGGGRKPWPQKHTGWARHGSIRSPIWRKGGIVFGPRPRDFSIRVPYKARLKALFIALSDRAKEERLKIISGLSNIGLKTKEGEKVLSNLSLKNKKVILLFGDNERDKFLAFRNIEGVLFKRAIDVNAYEILNSQYVVFSENGLNEFLKLRGRIEG; this comes from the coding sequence ATGAAAGCAAAAATTTATGATCTTGAAGGTAAAGAAATTGGTGAAAGAAAATTGCCGGAGAGTATTTTTGGATTAAAGCCAAATATTCATCTTCTCTGGCTTGTAACTAAGTATTATCTTTCAAGACAGAGAGAAGGAACTGCAAAGACGAAAACAAGGGGAGAGGTAAGTGGAGGTGGAAGGAAACCTTGGCCACAGAAACATACAGGATGGGCAAGACATGGTTCAATAAGATCACCCATATGGAGAAAGGGAGGTATAGTTTTTGGCCCAAGACCAAGAGATTTTTCAATAAGGGTTCCTTATAAAGCAAGGTTAAAGGCTTTATTTATCGCTTTAAGTGATAGAGCTAAAGAAGAGAGGTTAAAAATAATAAGTGGTTTATCTAATATTGGATTAAAAACAAAAGAAGGTGAAAAAGTTCTTTCCAATCTTTCTCTTAAAAATAAAAAGGTAATTTTACTTTTTGGGGACAATGAGAGGGATAAATTTTTAGCATTTAGAAATATTGAAGGTGTATTGTTCAAAAGGGCTATTGATGTAAATGCCTATGAAATTTTAAATTCTCAATATGTGGTTTTTTCTGAAAATGGTTTAAATGAATTTCTGAAATTAAGAGGGAGGATAGAAGGGTGA
- the rplC gene encoding 50S ribosomal protein L3: protein MKAILARKVGMTRILYGEEITPTTLLHVDNVYVLGLKTKEKDGYTAIKLCIGKKKKKRIKKPLLGEFIKVFGEREEYPAEDIKEVRGEFDPGIFKVGTELSPSIFEVGEIVDVIGYTKGRGFSGVVKRWGFAGGPASHGSMSHRRPGSIGQTTDPGRVWKGKKMAGHYGNERETIHNLKVIYLDPENKLIGVKGSVPGPRGGIVIIRSPKRVRIK, encoded by the coding sequence ATGAAAGCTATTCTAGCAAGAAAAGTTGGTATGACAAGAATATTATATGGGGAGGAGATTACCCCTACCACTCTTTTGCATGTGGATAATGTATATGTTCTTGGATTAAAAACCAAGGAAAAAGATGGATATACTGCTATCAAACTCTGCATTGGAAAAAAGAAGAAAAAAAGAATTAAAAAACCTCTTTTAGGTGAATTTATAAAAGTTTTTGGTGAGAGAGAAGAATACCCTGCTGAAGATATAAAGGAAGTTAGGGGAGAGTTTGATCCCGGAATATTTAAAGTAGGCACTGAATTAAGTCCTTCTATATTTGAAGTGGGAGAAATAGTGGATGTTATTGGTTATACAAAAGGTAGAGGATTTTCCGGAGTTGTGAAAAGATGGGGATTTGCTGGAGGTCCTGCTTCCCATGGTTCCATGTCCCACAGGAGACCAGGTTCAATAGGACAAACAACTGATCCAGGTAGAGTTTGGAAAGGTAAAAAGATGGCTGGTCATTATGGTAATGAAAGGGAAACTATTCATAATTTAAAAGTTATATATCTTGATCCTGAAAATAAGCTTATAGGTGTTAAAGGTTCGGTTCCAGGACCAAGGGGTGGTATTGTAATTATAAGGAGTCCAAAAAGGGTAAGGATAAAATGA
- the rpsJ gene encoding 30S ribosomal protein S10 encodes MPFTEKIRIKLKSFDPRLIEKSAKRIALTARGTGADVRGPIPLPTKKTLISVIRSPFVHKTSREQFFYSLHKRLIEIVNPTQETVEKLSKLDLPAGVDVKIEVSVEK; translated from the coding sequence ATGCCATTTACAGAGAAAATAAGAATAAAACTCAAGAGTTTTGACCCGAGATTAATAGAGAAATCTGCTAAGAGAATAGCATTAACCGCAAGAGGAACTGGTGCAGATGTAAGGGGTCCTATACCACTTCCAACTAAAAAAACATTAATAAGTGTTATAAGAAGTCCATTTGTTCATAAAACTTCAAGAGAGCAGTTTTTCTATTCTCTTCATAAGAGATTGATAGAGATAGTAAATCCCACTCAGGAGACTGTAGAAAAATTATCAAAGCTAGATCTTCCAGCTGGGGTTGATGTTAAAATTGAAGTGAGCGTGGAAAAATGA
- the tuf gene encoding elongation factor Tu, protein MSKPKFERKKTHVNVGTIGHIDHGKTTLTAAITKVLAKHGLAQEQDYEQVAKADAKLFRRDETKILTVNLAHVEYESEKRHYAHIDCPGHHDYIKNMITGAAQMDGSILVVSAVDSVMPQTREHVLLARQVNVPYIVVFVNKVDAVDDPEIVDLVEEEVRDLLKKYEFPGDQVPVIKGSALNALKCGCGKKECEHCGKIWELLDAMDNYIPDPIREIDKPFLMAIEDVFSITGRGTVVTGRVERGILRPGEEIEIVGFGPTRKTVATSVEMFRKVLDEARAGDNVGVLLRGIGKDEVERGMVLAKPGSITPHTRFRAQVYVLTKEEGGRHTPFFTGYKPQFYFRTTDVTGTIKLPEGREMVMPGDHVNLEVELMYPVAMEKELRFAIREGGRTVGAGVITDIIE, encoded by the coding sequence ATGAGTAAACCCAAGTTTGAAAGAAAAAAGACTCATGTTAATGTAGGAACCATAGGTCATATTGACCATGGTAAAACGACTCTTACTGCTGCTATTACAAAGGTTCTTGCAAAACATGGTCTTGCTCAGGAGCAGGATTATGAGCAGGTAGCCAAAGCTGATGCAAAGCTTTTCAGAAGGGATGAGACAAAGATTTTGACAGTTAATCTTGCTCATGTTGAATATGAATCAGAAAAAAGGCATTATGCGCATATTGATTGTCCCGGACATCATGATTATATTAAAAATATGATAACAGGTGCTGCTCAGATGGATGGTTCAATTCTTGTAGTTTCAGCAGTTGATTCAGTTATGCCTCAGACAAGAGAGCATGTGCTTTTAGCGAGACAGGTAAATGTCCCCTATATAGTTGTTTTTGTTAACAAAGTTGATGCAGTTGATGATCCAGAAATAGTTGATCTTGTTGAAGAAGAGGTGAGAGATCTATTGAAAAAGTATGAGTTTCCTGGAGATCAGGTCCCGGTGATTAAAGGGAGCGCTTTAAATGCTTTGAAGTGTGGTTGTGGAAAGAAAGAGTGTGAGCATTGTGGAAAAATATGGGAATTACTTGATGCTATGGATAATTATATTCCTGATCCTATAAGAGAAATTGATAAACCATTTTTAATGGCAATTGAGGATGTTTTCTCAATTACAGGAAGAGGAACAGTTGTAACAGGTAGGGTTGAAAGAGGTATTTTGAGACCTGGTGAAGAAATAGAAATTGTTGGTTTTGGACCCACAAGAAAAACAGTTGCTACTTCAGTTGAAATGTTTAGAAAAGTTCTTGATGAGGCAAGAGCAGGTGATAATGTGGGTGTTCTTTTAAGAGGTATAGGAAAGGATGAAGTAGAAAGAGGTATGGTTCTTGCAAAACCTGGTTCAATAACACCCCATACAAGATTCAGAGCGCAGGTTTATGTGCTTACAAAGGAAGAAGGTGGAAGACATACACCTTTCTTCACAGGATATAAGCCGCAGTTTTATTTCAGAACAACTGATGTTACTGGAACAATAAAACTTCCAGAAGGAAGAGAGATGGTGATGCCTGGTGACCATGTAAACCTTGAAGTTGAACTCATGTATCCTGTTGCTATGGAAAAGGAATTGAGGTTTGCTATTAGAGAAGGTGGAAGAACAGTAGGAGCCGGTGTTATTACAGATATTATAGAGTAA